The region CAAAACCGTCATGATCTGAGCTGCATCAGCAAGCATACAAACACAAAGGGCCTGTCTTACTTAAACCAGCAGTATCCTccaagagattttttttttagaaattagtagggctgtcaatcgattaaaatatttagtcgcGATAAATCGGatgattgtccatggttaaCAGTGataaatcgcacattttttatctgttcaaaacgtaccttgaagggagatttttcaagtatttaatactcttatcaacatgggagctggcaaatatgctgattcatgcaaatgtatgtatatatttattattggaaatcaattaacaacacaaaacaatgacacatattgtccagaaaccctcacaggtactgcatttagcataaaaaatatgctcaaatcataacatggcaaactgaagctttaatttcaaattttaaaacgcacacacacggcCATCAAGATTAAACAAGTCAAACAACTCCTATCGAGTTCACAATGCGTTATTCACCAATGTTTTTTGTCAAGGGCTGTTAGCCTGTCAAGAATTGTGCGACTTGCTAAATCCTGATGGACGTATTGTAATGGTTTGTCAAATTTGGGTTCAATCAAATACATCGTTAAGATAACATGTTACGCATGTTTTGTGCGACTTGAGAGATAgtaataaaacaatgtttttgtcaCCATCTGAAACATTCGTCCATTAATGCTCTCTCGGAGCCTCTCCACAGCTTTAATGAGCCCAGCGGGATACAAACATCCTGCATTAAGTAAATCCAAAACAGCAAAGAGGTTTTACAGAAGTGAAGTCTTACCCCACATCAAATATAGAAGTGCTCCTCTGAATTGCGCTGGCCAAATACCTCCCACCAACACTAGTGATCTTGTTTTTACCAATCCTAAGGACAAAGCAATGTCAACATCAATTTAAGAAACATATGAccacaaaatattcatttttacagttattataatcatcattattataatattctaATTCTATATTGGTACAAGTTAGAAACATACTTGACGACTCGCAGCTTTGGGCATTCCTCAATTATCTGAGCCACTAGCTTGGCTCCAACATCTGTGATGTGATTGTTGTAAAGCCTGAGGACAAAAATACAGATTAAGGCTCAAGATTCTGTTTCACtctcagaaaaacaaaagcagaattGTACTTTATGGAGCACTAATACTTGTTTGTATAGCCAAAAATATAATCATGTACCCAAGAGACCAAAATGTAGCTTTGAACAAAACAGTAGTTAGAAATATAGTACACTCCCCTTTTACCCACTGGTTCCTTTTTCTTCTAATTAACATTTTCCAATTCCCCCTGCACTGCAACTTCGTGCTGCTGCTACTAAAGCCTTGGGGCAAACAAATCTGCAAATATTTGCTCCACCTCTCATTAACTTCCTTTGAAAACCATGAACCAAGCACACAACTAAATTACTAGTGCATGAAGCAGCAGAGCAAGCCACAGCATTTTTGTTTAACTAAAAACCTAGTCTAGACGGATATGAATAACACTTTTCATGTCATGTAGAACATGAATGTTACGTATAACTATGACCAGAACATTTATGGAAAAACTGCTTTTTCAAAAGTCAAGAATGACCTTTCAATCCAACAATATAAGTCAACATGGACGAAATCTGCTCAGAAAAATTCAAATTTGATCTATAATTCCATGACAAGTAGGAAAACTAAGACTGGGCAAACTCTAACTGGACGATCGAAAGCTCCACAACAGCTACTGAGTGGACCCacattcactcaagtactgtattaaAGAACAATTACttatactttacttgagcatttatatttaatgccACTTCTTGCTCGTACTCCACCACATTAAGAGGgaaatattgatgtttttacaccattaaatgtatttttctagctactagttacttttcagatggAATTTTTAAAGATGAAACCACTGGTTCCCAACTTTATTGGCTTTTGACCAATTAGAAACCTTGGGCCACATTTCAGATGTCTATGACTGAAGGCCAATTCAATGCAGAACTTGTAAGGTGAGGTGAACATGTATTTTTAGTTTGTTGTACTGGTTCACTTAAGTAAACattctgaatacttcttccacctctggtcTGGTACATATGTATCTTGGAACAATTGCCAAATTTACTCACCCCAAGAACTCCACAACTTTGTGCTTACACAGCTCCTCTGCAAGAACCTCAATGCTGCTGTCTGACAGGTGATTGACACTCAATCTGAGGACAAGCAGTTTGATTAGTGTTTGGTTAGATGAGTTATAACATCAGTCTGAATATCCCTCAATGGAAATTAGAAGGTATTTAgaacatgtatatattttttacctcACTATTGTCATCTTACAAAAGGAGGGCTTCAGCTGCTTCACCCCATAgtcactgatgttgttgttgtccatgTCAAGGCCCAGGAACTTCTGACGGTGCTGCAGTACAAAGTTCAGGGCGGTGCAGTCACCTGAGTACACGTTACAGTAACCCAGCTTGATGATGCCAGCTGTGATGCCTTTCGCTGTCATCTGAGCGATGTCTTTGCTCCCTGTCTCAAAGATGCACCTCAGCATCCACAGGAAGTTGGGCAAAACATGAACGATCCTGCCAATGTCACTGTTGTAGTGGGGTAAGCCATGGAGATGGGACTTTACACTGGTGGAAAGGTAGGATTTTAGTAAGGCCCGTTTTTTCTTTAATAACACAGGAGATACCAGATGCTCCATCAGGCCGGTGTGAGCCTTGGACAGCAGTCCACTCAAGAACAGATTGGTGAACTGAAGGTGCTCATTAGTTGCAAATGGCGTCTTTTCACTGGACTTTGAGGAGCCACTGATGCAGAAGTCAAAAGGCAGACACATTGATTCTCTTTTCCTGCTGCACTCAGCGAAGAACTTGAGGATGGAGCTGGCAGCAGCCTGCTCATCCAACACTAGAGCAAACGCCGCCAGGAAGGACTGgagggtgacatggaggacttcAAATGTAGCAGGGCTTCCACTTGCATCATTCTCACTGACAGGTCTAAGAAAGCCCAGGGTCAGGTCCTCCTCTGTCAGGCCACACGCAGTGATCTCCTCTTGGCTGCAAATGAAGCTACCTCTCTCCATTTCCTGAAGTGCTAGATTGGCAAACGCTGCGAGAGGCCTGAGCCCTGCTTTGAATGTCTCCGAGACACACCGAGTGCTTTTCTTCAGCAGAGATGGCGCGGGTGAGGCTGAGCGGCTGAGGAACACCTCAGACAGCAGGAGGAAAATGCCCGTGAGTGTGATGCAGGTTTCAGGCAGGTGAAAACTATCATGCATGGTGTGCAGGTGCGTAAAGCTCTTGAATACAATCCAGCAGAACAGCGGGGTGGAGCAGAGGCCACAGAGGTGGGGGCTTGCATCCAGCTGAACTGACACCAGCTCTCGGTGCTCCTGCTCCTTGAAGTGCAGATCAATGTAGGTCTTCAGATGAGCTGGGGAGAACCCCCGCAGAGCCACCTTCTTTCTGATCACCCTACTCTGTATCTCGGTTCCTGTCCTGGCCGTCAGCACCTTCTGGGAGCCCTTGAGTAGTTTCCCACAGAGCAAGCTGTTGAGCAGCTGGAGGGGGTGTGCCTTGACTTCTGGTGACACCACTTCAGGAACGTTCATCAGGTCTTTCATCTGAATCTCATCATAGCCATCGAATGTAAAAAGAACCTTCTCAGGGAAGCGCAGGATGTAGTCAAACACCTCATTATCTGGATCAAGATCTGGGTAGCAGTTGTATTTGAACAATAGGTCTCTGAGGGAGATCTGGTCTGTGTCCTTGAAGATGCTGAACATCCTACAGCGGAACTTAAAGAAGAAGATGGCGTCCGTCTGCAGCTCTTTCCTGGACCAGAGGTTCTGGAGCTTCTGCAGGAGGATGGATTTTCCCACACCGGCATCCCCCGACACGTAGATGGTTTCACCTTGGGGATTGAAGACCGCATGGTCTCCTAGGAGCTGGTCCAGACTCTCCAAGAAGCCCAAACTTTCATTGGTGTCGTTGAACAGTTccatcagtgtgtcagtgtataGGTCCTCCAAACGGGTCTCCTCTCGCTGGCCGTATGACATGATGAAGCTGGTGTCCCGGCTCATCTCATGCCTCAACTTCCCACAATACCTGCTGACTTAAAGGAGGCAGACAGTGAATTATAAGTTCCAGGGATTCTGTTTTCTATTTAGGACGAGACTAATTTTAACCAACCCAAAAatggatgttgtttttttgtgttttatgtttctatCTTTTATCTTTGCTGCAAACTAAACTATACTTTATATAGAATATGGTTGATAGAACATATTTTGGACCAATAGAAGACAGGTGCATGAACATACCAGATAGGATGATTATCTAAAACAACTCTGCAAAAACCATACAAAGGTATGGAGCAAAGCACGGTGAGATTAAGAGGgagttaaaggggacctataattcttattttcaggttcacacttgtatttcAGGTTTctcctagaacatgtttacatgctttaatgtatttttctcataccagctgtgctgcagcacctcttttcaccttccACTAAATCTTAAACACTCTgcttgagctcctgccccgccctctcgaaaagcccagtctgctctgattggtcagatggcccactgttgtgattggtcaaccgaaccaaactcttcagacttcGCTCCAGCTCCGCGCGaaatagctttgtttgagggcgtgccaaactagttGCTAGGTAAAACCCCCTTACATGATGTATATGAAGCATAAAAAAGAACATCTTGGTGGCATAGACCAGCGTTAGTGATTATAATACTTACTGGGATCTGTGTTGACCACTGTCATCACCGTTACATCACTTTTCGGGTTGTAGCTGATCTCTTTCAACCACGG is a window of Sebastes umbrosus isolate fSebUmb1 chromosome 11, fSebUmb1.pri, whole genome shotgun sequence DNA encoding:
- the nod1 gene encoding nucleotide-binding oligomerization domain-containing protein 1 isoform X1; the encoded protein is MGQIEEAKASCLNILTYHRELLVSRLRSIQCILDNLLACGFVCEEDVEIVQRTATKTDQVRKILELVQCKGEEACEYFIYVIYKVCDAYIDLQPWLKEISYNPKSDVTVMTVVNTDPISRYCGKLRHEMSRDTSFIMSYGQREETRLEDLYTDTLMELFNDTNESLGFLESLDQLLGDHAVFNPQGETIYVSGDAGVGKSILLQKLQNLWSRKELQTDAIFFFKFRCRMFSIFKDTDQISLRDLLFKYNCYPDLDPDNEVFDYILRFPEKVLFTFDGYDEIQMKDLMNVPEVVSPEVKAHPLQLLNSLLCGKLLKGSQKVLTARTGTEIQSRVIRKKVALRGFSPAHLKTYIDLHFKEQEHRELVSVQLDASPHLCGLCSTPLFCWIVFKSFTHLHTMHDSFHLPETCITLTGIFLLLSEVFLSRSASPAPSLLKKSTRCVSETFKAGLRPLAAFANLALQEMERGSFICSQEEITACGLTEEDLTLGFLRPVSENDASGSPATFEVLHVTLQSFLAAFALVLDEQAAASSILKFFAECSRKRESMCLPFDFCISGSSKSSEKTPFATNEHLQFTNLFLSGLLSKAHTGLMEHLVSPVLLKKKRALLKSYLSTSVKSHLHGLPHYNSDIGRIVHVLPNFLWMLRCIFETGSKDIAQMTAKGITAGIIKLGYCNVYSGDCTALNFVLQHRQKFLGLDMDNNNISDYGVKQLKPSFCKMTIVRLSVNHLSDSSIEVLAEELCKHKVVEFLGLYNNHITDVGAKLVAQIIEECPKLRVVKIGKNKITSVGGRYLASAIQRSTSIFDVGMWGNSIGDEGAEAFAEALRHHPSLTNLSLSANDITSKGGKCLAEALKENSTLRILWLVQNELTDDAAPHLAELVQANTGLIHLWLISNQFTVDGIKHLADALTHITAVKDICVKGNQLTEEEEKLFVTEKRLQFH
- the nod1 gene encoding nucleotide-binding oligomerization domain-containing protein 1 isoform X2 — encoded protein: MSRDTSFIMSYGQREETRLEDLYTDTLMELFNDTNESLGFLESLDQLLGDHAVFNPQGETIYVSGDAGVGKSILLQKLQNLWSRKELQTDAIFFFKFRCRMFSIFKDTDQISLRDLLFKYNCYPDLDPDNEVFDYILRFPEKVLFTFDGYDEIQMKDLMNVPEVVSPEVKAHPLQLLNSLLCGKLLKGSQKVLTARTGTEIQSRVIRKKVALRGFSPAHLKTYIDLHFKEQEHRELVSVQLDASPHLCGLCSTPLFCWIVFKSFTHLHTMHDSFHLPETCITLTGIFLLLSEVFLSRSASPAPSLLKKSTRCVSETFKAGLRPLAAFANLALQEMERGSFICSQEEITACGLTEEDLTLGFLRPVSENDASGSPATFEVLHVTLQSFLAAFALVLDEQAAASSILKFFAECSRKRESMCLPFDFCISGSSKSSEKTPFATNEHLQFTNLFLSGLLSKAHTGLMEHLVSPVLLKKKRALLKSYLSTSVKSHLHGLPHYNSDIGRIVHVLPNFLWMLRCIFETGSKDIAQMTAKGITAGIIKLGYCNVYSGDCTALNFVLQHRQKFLGLDMDNNNISDYGVKQLKPSFCKMTIVRLSVNHLSDSSIEVLAEELCKHKVVEFLGLYNNHITDVGAKLVAQIIEECPKLRVVKIGKNKITSVGGRYLASAIQRSTSIFDVGMWGNSIGDEGAEAFAEALRHHPSLTNLSLSANDITSKGGKCLAEALKENSTLRILWLVQNELTDDAAPHLAELVQANTGLIHLWLISNQFTVDGIKHLADALTHITAVKDICVKGNQLTEEEEKLFVTEKRLQFH